DNA from Scheffersomyces stipitis CBS 6054 chromosome 1, whole genome shotgun sequence:
AAATATAAGAAGAACGTTGCAAGATCAAATAATTCTATACACATTTCGGGGTTAGAGTAGGTGAACAAGTTCTACTGTGGCTTGTCGTGGGCCAACCATCATAGAATTGATCAGGTGTGCAAGGCTCAAACGGTGGAGTTTGCAGCCGCCAAGTAGTCCTAAGTTGTGGTGATAAGAGCAGAAAGAGATGGACGGTACCGAGGAGAAGAGACAAGTCCGAAGTAAACAATTAGTGGTGGTTTGAAGAAAGTACTTATGAGAAAGGGTGGAATGGATTATTGTTTTAAATGGTGTTGGTGAAATAAGTAGTGATAAATACTAAGATTGTACTCCCCTGAAGTTTCCAAAGAAACTGGAAAAGGTTACCAGATCATTGTTTTATACTATATACAACAAATATTTCCTTTAATTTACCCAGCATAAATATCCTTCAATGAACCTGTCCAGGGAgtcattttgcaatcaaatATATAGGGTAGCTCTTAGCACATGTGACCGTACATCACATGCACAACATCACATGTCTCAAGTGAAATAAATTTTGCGATGCTCTGCACTCTTTTCACAGCCAAAGATGATTTTTCACTAATAgtctttttcatctttcaaGCATTATCTGTCAGCCATGGTGTCCAAGACTAAAACCGTTAAACGTGCAGCCCCTAAGGAGCTTGCCAAGAGTCACAAGAAGGCCAAAATTGCAGAAAAGCTCCCATCTCCACCTACTGAGTCTGAATCTGAGGACTTGGAATCGTCAGGAAACGACATCTCTGATTCCTCAGAAGATGAGCTAGACGAAATGGACAAGGACAGcgaagattctgaagacGAATTGGACAACttagatgaagaagatgacatagaagttgagaagaaggaaattgaaaaggatgatgatgaagaagaggaagaagaagacgatgatgatgacaatGAAGACGGCCCAGTGGATCCTAATAAGAAGTCTTCCAAGGAACAACACGCCGAACAACGTAAGTTGTTGGCTGAACGTAAATTACAAAGAAAGTCTGGTAACGAAGTGCAGCAGATCAAGAGTTTATGGGAAAGACTTCGTGTGAACAAGCCTACACCTCCAAAGGAAGTCCGTGACAAGTTGTGTAATGAGATTTGGGAATTATCGAAGGATGTTATTCTCGATTTGGTTATGAAGCACGATGCCTCTAGAGTTGTCCAAACCCTTGTCAAGTACTCTTcgaaagaaagaagagatgCTGTGGTCAATGCCTTGAAAGGTAACTACTATACATTGGCTACTTCTTCGTATGGTAAATATCTCTTGGTCAAGCTTTTGCATTATGGGTCCAAGGAGGCAAGAGCTGTTATTGTCAATGAATTGCATGGAAAGTTGCGTAAGTTGATGAGACACAAGGAAGGTGCCTATGTAGTAGAAGATTTATTTGTGTTGTACTCTTCTGCCGAACAGAGACAGCAGATGATCAGAGAGTTCTGGGGTGCAGAGTATGCCGTGTTCAAGGAGTCGGGCAAGGGAAAGACTGTTTTGGAAGTTACAAAAGAATCCACCGAAAAGAAGCAGCTTATTACCTCCAATTTGATCGGTACAATCAAGGCATCTGTAGAAAAGGGCTCTACCGGTTTCCAGATCTTACATGCTGCCATGAGAGAATACGTTTCTATCTTGGAAGACGACATTGAAGTCAACGACTCTGCCATTAGAGACTTCATCGACTTGTTAAACGAACAATTTGCTGAATTGGTACATACACAAGAAGGTGCTGATGTTGCTTCTACTTTGATTGCTCTTGCCAACGCTAAGGAACGTAAGTTGATCATCAGATCGTTGAAATCTCACACTAACGAATTAATCAAGAACGAGTACGGTAACCTTGTGTTGATCACCTTGTTCTCCACTGTAGACGATACTGTGTTGCTTCACAAGTCGTTCAGTGCAGAGATCTTTACTCCTGAATTACTTCCagaattgatcaaggatAAGTTTTCCAGAAGACCACTCTTGTACTTATTGAAGGGATTGGATGGAAAATACTTCAACCCGCTCgttcagaagcagataAAGAAATACGTAGAATTAGCATACAAGAAGACTTCCAAAAAACCACAGGAGCAAAGAAGAGCTGAATTGCAAGTCAAGGCGTTGCCTTTACTCTATACTGGTGTCTTATCAACTGTAAACCACGAAAACCCAGACAAGACGATCGAAAAATTGTTGTCGGTGAATATTGCTGCTCAGTTTGTCACggagttgatcttgacCAATACTGAAAGCGAGGAGGTTAACACTAAATTAAGAGGAGAATTGGTAGATGCCATCTTCGACAGAACTGCCCAAGGTGACATCTTGGAAGATTTTCATTTGGTCAACAAAGTTCCATTCATCTCGAGAACTTTAAAGGCTTTGATCCAAGCCAAcgagttcaagttcaacaacgaatccaagaagttggaatcGGTCAAGGAAGCTGTAAAGATTCCAGGCATTGGAGCTGAGTTTGCTAGCAGATTCGCTACCGAAGTGTTGGACTCTGGCAAACTTTTGGACTGGACCACTGGTCAAGGAGCCTTTGTCATCGTATCCGTGTTTGAGGTTTTACAAATACTGAAGGACTCCAAATTCAAGGACCTTtccaaggaattgaagaaaatcaagaaggacCTCTCTAAGAACAAGGACAACAAGGGTGCCCAATTATTGTTGGCTCTTCTCTGATTTAAATTGTAGTTTAAATCAGATTCGACGCTATTGCATTGCATTTCTTACATTCTTACATTTCTAGTTCTACATTCTTATTCTAGATCATTTGTACATTAAATAGATATAATTAATAACAATAGTTACATGTCCATGgcttcgtcttcgtcaaagTCTTCCTCTTCGCTGTACTCATCCTGGTCGCTGCCATCTTCGTCACCGTCGTCTGGCTCTATATCAGGGAAGAATCTACTGCTTAGAGATTGAGTTTTAACCAAAGCAGATCCAATctcctcctcctcttcttcgtctatGGCCTCCAATTCATATAATATCGCATCTGTATCTACCTCATTAGTGCCATCCTCAGAAGTTCCGTATTCTCTGAACCATTCCAATTTCAGTCCACAACGGAGACAAGGAAGCTCTTCTCCCGATGCCTTTATAGCATTGAATCTCGTAGATATACAGACATAGCAATAAATATGTCCACAATTGGTTACATATGGGTTGGTGATGTTACCGGAAGTAGTGAACGACTTCATCCCAGAAGCAGCAGCCTGGTTATTGTTATCATGACAAATTGCGCATTGTGATAATGGCAAATTCGTGTATGGAGATATTATGGTTGTTTTCTCCTGACTTTTCGATGTGCTGAGAGCCTGTCTGGCCATTTTACGAAGCTTATTCAACTGGAGCAAAGGTAAGAGGAACACTAAGAATTCGGTCATGACGTTCCAGACCAACTGCCTATTCTGGAACTCGAAATTAACGTTACTCCCGTTGAATCTCAACAAATCAGACGCTATAGGAGTCATGGTTATTCTGAGAGCACGATGGATGAGTGAAGGATATTTTCCATTAACTAGAAAAAGcatgaagttgatgaggTTAAGCGTCTTGAACCCATTATCGACACTGCTAATAAGCGCTGTTCGGTTACGGTAGACGTAACTTTTCACCCTGTTGAACAAAGCAAACGAGTATGGCTCGGATCTGTCGTTGTCATCAAGAGAATACAAGTACGACTGGAGCTTACTGTAAAGATAGTCTCCCACAAGAAGGGCTAGAAGTAGCGATCTTTTGGAAACACCAATAAGTTTGTTGGTCTTTGAATCGGTaagcttcaagttctgtAGCGCCAAGCCGTATGAAGAGCCTGATTTCCACACCGTGAGCTTGAATACAAGTACATTTAGAAGAAGCGACCAGAGCTCAGGATTCTGACTATATGAGAATCTGCTATTTGTatgaagttggaaaataGATGCTAGTTGTTCCTTGAGCAACGACAACAACTCGGAATCCAAAATATGGGCGTCGAGCTGTGATACTCTGGGCGAAGGATACGATATGGGGATCATTGAATGGCTTTGAAGGATAAATAGTGAGTATTATGAAGAATTAGATTAGGTGAACAATTTTAATATTAGATGAAATTTAAGATTAATTGCTCTACTGAACACGAAGGACACTATCGGCTACTATTATTTCATGAGTCCCTCCGAAAAAGCACTTTCAGTACGATATCAATAGAGTTACAGACTGAAATGTAGTTTTTcacaaagaaagaagtgaTGGAAAAGTGAAAGTATGGAGTGCATTTTTCCCCACACAGAAACCGAGGATGTGCACGACGGAAGCGGACTACAACAGTATTTCGCAACCACTCTTCAAGGTAGGAAATTACAGTTCTCAATATATGATATGCCACTCAAACCTAAGCCGACTATTTTCCTATATGGTTTcagattgcaaattctCTAACTTGACTAAAATTTCCCAGTACTATTCTCTTTATTTCTTGTTACATACCTATATTGGTTAGTTACACACTATTGAATATCTGCATTCATCATTGCAAGGGTTTCCGTAGCCAACTCAACTATCAACACCGAACCGTCGTGGCTCTTGAGCAATTCTAATGCATTAGTAACAGTCTTTGCAACATTCATCTGCTCAAGGATTTCAGATCTTGTGGAAATAACGATCAACTGCTTGAGGATTCTAAGTAGATTCAACTGTACAACAGCATTTTTGTTGTGTGTGCGAAGCTTGAGCACtatattgttgatgacaTTGGCATTGGCCATAAATCTACCTACACGTTCGTAAGTTacaatcaacttgaaataATTCTCCAAAGCCCCTTCTAAATTAGATACCTTAGGCAACAAGAAGCCGGCTACAAGACAGTCCTGTGATCTGGAGGAGTCGATTTTTACGTAATGTGAGTCTTCCTCAGCCCACTTAATAATTGAATCTAGAGAATTGGACTGCCAGTACGGATCAAGAAGTAGATTGTAGTAGAC
Protein-coding regions in this window:
- the PEX2 gene encoding peroxisome assembly protein (Peroxin-2), with the translated sequence MIPISYPSPRVSQLDAHILDSELLSLLKEQLASIFQLHTNSRFSYSQNPELWSLLLNVLVFKLTVWKSGSSYGLALQNLKLTDSKTNKLIGVSKRSLLLALLVGDYLYSKLQSYLYSLDDNDRSEPYSFALFNRVKSYVYRNRTALISSVDNGFKTLNLINFMLFLVNGKYPSLIHRALRITMTPIASDLLRFNGSNVNFEFQNRQLVWNVMTEFLVFLLPLLQLNKLRKMARQALSTSKSQEKTTIISPYTNLPLSQCAICHDNNNQAAASGMKSFTTSGNITNPYVTNCGHIYCYVCISTRFNAIKASGEELPCLRCGSKLEWFREYGTSEDGTNEVDTDAILYELEAIDEEEEEEIGSALVKTQSLSKPDDGDEDGSDQDEYSEEEDFDEDEAMDM
- the PUF6 gene encoding pumilio-family RNA binding domain-containing protein, translated to MVSKTKTVKRAAPKELAKSHKKAKIAEKLPSPPTESESEDLESSGNDISDSSEDELDEMDKDSEDSEDELDNLDEEDDIEEEEDDDDDNEDGPVDPNKKSSKEQHAEQRKLLAERKLQRKSGNEVQQIKSLWERLRVNKPTPPKEVRDKLCNEIWELSKDVILDLVMKHDASRVVQTLVKYSSKERRDAVVNALKGNYYTLATSSYGKYLLVKLLHYGSKEARAVIVNELHGKLRKLMRHKEGAYVVEDLFVLYSSAEQRQQMIREFWGAEYAVFKESGKGKTVLEVTKESTEKKQLITSNLIGTIKASVEKGSTGFQILHAAMREYVSILEDDIEVNDSAIRDFIDLLNEQFAELVHTQEGADVASTLIALANAKERKLIIRSLKSHTNELIKNEYGNLVLITLFSTVDDTVLLHKSFSAEIFTPELLPELIKDKFSRRPLLYLLKGLDGKYFNPLVQKQIKKYVELAYKKTSKKPQEQRRAELQVKALPLLYTGVLSTVNHENPDKTIEKLLSVNIAAQFVTELILTNTESEEVNTKLRGELVDAIFDRTAQGDILEDFHLVNKVPFISRTLKALIQANEFKFNNESKKLESVKEAVKIPGIGAEFASRFATEVLDSGKLLDWTTGQGAFVIVSVFEVLQISKDSKFKDLSKELKKIKKDLSKNKDNKGAQLLLALL